The following proteins come from a genomic window of Trinickia caryophylli:
- a CDS encoding AraC family transcriptional regulator, producing the protein MPTPIVRPELMSSPESPFLVAGELTQSEVREVPPHSHARGQIMAALGGLASVGVDKHRWVVPAIYAIWIPPHWVHSVRSYGPFSGWSVFIAEHRCATLPAAPRAIRTTPLLREAVRRAASWPGGELDDAQLRIAEVIMDELRGAPAESLGLPRPDDARLARITDALANDLSDDRQLAQWAAWVGLAPRTLSRRFLSETGMTFAQWRQKARLLRALELVADRVPVTAIALQLGYDNVSAFIDMFRRAFGTTPGRYLASQRATGADGA; encoded by the coding sequence ATGCCGACGCCCATCGTTCGCCCGGAATTGATGAGTTCGCCCGAGAGCCCTTTTCTGGTCGCGGGCGAACTCACGCAGAGCGAAGTACGCGAAGTGCCGCCGCACAGTCACGCGCGCGGCCAGATCATGGCCGCGCTGGGCGGCCTCGCCTCGGTCGGGGTCGACAAGCACCGTTGGGTGGTGCCGGCCATTTATGCCATCTGGATCCCACCGCATTGGGTCCACTCGGTGCGTTCCTATGGGCCGTTTTCGGGGTGGAGCGTATTCATCGCCGAGCACCGTTGCGCGACGCTGCCGGCGGCGCCACGCGCGATCAGGACGACGCCGCTTTTGCGCGAGGCTGTTCGGCGCGCCGCGAGCTGGCCCGGTGGCGAACTCGATGATGCACAGTTGCGGATTGCCGAAGTCATCATGGACGAGCTTCGCGGTGCGCCTGCTGAATCGCTTGGACTGCCGCGCCCCGACGACGCCCGGCTGGCGCGGATCACCGACGCCCTCGCGAACGATTTGTCCGACGATCGTCAACTGGCTCAATGGGCCGCCTGGGTCGGCTTGGCGCCCCGTACGCTGAGCCGGCGCTTTCTTTCCGAAACGGGCATGACGTTCGCGCAGTGGCGCCAAAAAGCGCGCTTGCTTCGGGCGCTCGAACTCGTGGCCGACAGGGTGCCCGTAACGGCGATCGCCCTGCAGCTCGGTTACGACAACGTGAGTGCTTTCATCGACATGTTCCGGCGTGCGTTCGGAACGACGCCCGGGCGTTATCTGGCATCGCAGCGCGCAACCGGCGCGGATGGCGCCTGA
- a CDS encoding SulP family inorganic anion transporter: MPHFPDEPGASRFDRLLPGVGALRQYRLSWLRHDALAGVTLSTVLIPSGLAYAAAAGMPPVSGLYASLAALLAYAVFGPSRILILGPDSALIALVAASAAFTAGRAGQATELGGALALMSGVICIAVGLLRLGFVADLLSTPIRYGYLNGTMLTIAIAQLPKMLGFSAQGTSFVDQARSIFKGVAEGRVNLIALMIGALSFAIIVALRRWAPRVPGALVSVVGAMLAVSALGLADHGAIEVVGALPQGLPRVGLPHVAPHDWLALAGTSAAIALVSFTDISLLSRTYELRTGHAVERNKEFIALGVANMACAFAHGFPVGASGSRTPVAEAAGAKTQLTGIFASCIIALLLLFAPRIMRHLPLASLAAVVTAASAGLLEIASVLRLYRLRRNEFVQSIVCTLGVVTLGVVNGVGIALALALLAFVWRAWRPYTAVLGRIDGVKGYHDIGRHPDARRIPGLVLFRWDAPLFFANAEIFHDRVMQVVKDAPTPTREIVIAAEPVTDIDVTAADMFARLLDELHEAHVQLGFAELKGPVKDSLKRYGIFERIGADRFSPTIGRAVDRYLNEQDVQWHDWEDDERPGTPGPPPR, translated from the coding sequence ATGCCACACTTCCCCGACGAACCGGGCGCAAGCCGGTTCGATCGGCTGCTGCCGGGCGTCGGCGCGCTCCGGCAATATCGTTTGTCGTGGCTGCGGCACGACGCGCTCGCCGGTGTGACGCTGAGCACCGTGCTCATTCCGTCTGGCCTCGCCTACGCGGCCGCCGCGGGCATGCCCCCTGTCTCCGGGCTCTACGCCTCGCTGGCTGCGCTGCTCGCGTATGCCGTCTTCGGTCCAAGCCGCATCCTCATACTGGGACCGGACTCGGCGCTGATCGCGCTGGTCGCCGCCAGCGCCGCCTTCACTGCCGGCCGGGCGGGGCAGGCCACCGAGCTCGGCGGCGCGCTCGCGTTGATGTCCGGCGTCATCTGCATTGCCGTTGGTCTGCTCAGGCTTGGTTTCGTAGCCGACTTGCTCTCCACACCGATTCGATACGGCTATTTGAACGGCACGATGCTCACGATCGCCATCGCGCAACTGCCGAAGATGCTCGGCTTTTCGGCACAGGGAACGTCGTTCGTGGACCAGGCCCGCTCGATCTTCAAAGGGGTCGCCGAGGGACGCGTCAATCTCATTGCCCTCATGATCGGTGCCCTTTCGTTTGCGATTATCGTCGCGCTGAGACGCTGGGCGCCGCGCGTGCCCGGTGCGCTCGTGTCGGTCGTGGGGGCGATGCTGGCCGTTTCCGCGCTCGGCCTTGCCGACCACGGTGCCATCGAAGTCGTCGGCGCATTGCCGCAAGGGCTGCCGCGAGTGGGCCTGCCGCATGTTGCACCGCACGATTGGCTCGCGCTGGCCGGCACCTCCGCCGCCATCGCACTCGTATCGTTCACCGATATCAGCCTGCTTTCGCGTACCTACGAATTGCGGACCGGACATGCGGTCGAGCGCAACAAGGAATTTATCGCGCTGGGCGTCGCGAACATGGCGTGCGCGTTCGCGCATGGGTTTCCCGTCGGCGCAAGCGGATCGCGCACGCCCGTAGCCGAGGCAGCCGGAGCGAAGACCCAGCTCACGGGCATATTCGCTTCGTGCATCATCGCGCTGCTCCTGCTGTTCGCGCCGCGGATCATGCGGCATCTGCCGCTCGCATCGCTCGCTGCGGTCGTCACAGCTGCGTCGGCCGGGCTGCTCGAAATCGCATCGGTACTCAGGCTTTACCGCCTGCGGCGCAACGAATTCGTGCAATCGATCGTCTGCACGCTCGGGGTCGTGACGCTCGGCGTCGTCAATGGCGTGGGCATTGCGCTCGCGCTGGCGTTGCTTGCGTTCGTCTGGCGCGCATGGCGGCCCTATACGGCCGTGCTCGGCCGCATCGACGGTGTCAAGGGGTACCACGATATCGGGCGGCACCCCGATGCCCGGCGCATACCCGGGCTCGTGCTGTTTCGCTGGGACGCGCCGCTCTTTTTCGCCAACGCCGAAATCTTTCACGACCGCGTCATGCAAGTCGTCAAAGATGCCCCCACGCCCACACGCGAGATCGTCATCGCCGCGGAGCCCGTAACCGACATCGACGTAACCGCCGCGGACATGTTCGCGCGCCTTCTCGACGAATTGCACGAAGCGCATGTGCAGCTCGGCTTCGCGGAACTCAAAGGGCCCGTGAAGGACAGTCTCAAGCGCTATGGCATTTTCGAACGCATCGGCGCCGATCGTTTCTCGCCCACCATAGGGCGTGCCGTCGATCGCTATCTGAATGAACAAGACGTGCAATGGCATGACTGGGAAGACGACGAACGACCGGGTACGCCTGGGCCGCCGCCACGATAA
- a CDS encoding HAD family hydrolase, with protein MRSKTSFLFDLDGTLVDSVYQHVLAWKEALDAEGIPLSVWRIHRKIGMSGGLFVNQLLRETHDEFNEDRVERLRYAHTAAYERMRDQVRPLPGAVELLDALTRANIRWAIATSGRMETAKFNLEALGVDPAKAVVVTRDEVKHAKPDPDLFIAAAERLGVPIESAVVVGDSVWDMLASRRCRSLGVGLLSGGYGTDELEKAGALRVYEDPAGLLEHLDEVAARA; from the coding sequence ATGCGCAGCAAGACTTCATTTCTGTTCGATCTCGACGGCACGCTCGTCGATAGCGTTTATCAGCATGTACTGGCCTGGAAGGAAGCGCTCGACGCGGAAGGCATTCCACTCTCGGTCTGGCGCATTCACCGCAAGATCGGCATGAGCGGCGGGCTCTTCGTCAATCAGTTGCTGAGGGAAACGCATGACGAATTCAACGAAGACCGCGTAGAGCGGCTGCGGTATGCACATACCGCAGCATACGAGCGCATGCGCGATCAGGTGAGGCCGTTGCCGGGCGCCGTCGAACTGCTCGACGCGCTGACCCGTGCCAACATCCGCTGGGCCATTGCCACGAGCGGCAGAATGGAAACCGCGAAATTCAATCTCGAAGCGCTGGGCGTCGATCCCGCAAAGGCCGTCGTGGTCACACGCGACGAAGTCAAGCACGCGAAGCCGGATCCGGACCTCTTCATCGCGGCGGCCGAGCGTCTCGGCGTGCCGATCGAAAGCGCGGTGGTGGTCGGCGACAGCGTCTGGGACATGCTCGCCTCGCGCCGCTGCCGCTCGCTCGGCGTCGGTCTGCTCTCCGGCGGCTACGGCACCGACGAACTCGAAAAAGCCGGCGCCCTGCGGGTGTACGAAGACCCCGCCGGCCTGCTCGAGCACCTCGACGAGGTGGCGGCGCGCGCCTGA
- a CDS encoding RHS repeat-associated core domain-containing protein, which yields MSTITSPGFSGAYRDPVSFGYPLGHGYRWYLPALMRFSAPDNLSPFGPGGIHPYVYCTDDPINLIDPSGHMQASTFDDAMNDVFDAINAVEASERTAGNTTAGAAQNEIRQLASDMAQDAQMFQAPEPLPTSHQAVIGLHDRRQMPMGTLLPTLRGRGDGYVETPWTSTRTFDDNATLPANSQPSTSNVAQAPAQNSAAAPPPPVYEYDQIYQEAMSRAHPLSDPGLKLNHFIDVLEARGVTARQLKNYSSVYQLANDLGYVSSQNNPRSNALRILRSPKTNVLARERNIRILQWLGEPIPPDAQ from the coding sequence ATGAGTACGATCACCTCGCCGGGCTTTTCGGGTGCCTATCGGGATCCGGTTTCTTTCGGTTATCCGCTCGGTCACGGATATCGTTGGTACTTACCGGCGTTGATGCGCTTCAGCGCACCCGATAACTTGAGCCCGTTTGGTCCTGGGGGCATCCATCCTTACGTCTATTGCACCGATGATCCGATCAATCTGATTGATCCGAGCGGGCATATGCAGGCATCCACCTTCGATGACGCAATGAATGACGTGTTCGATGCGATAAACGCGGTAGAGGCGAGCGAGCGAACGGCGGGTAATACTACTGCTGGGGCGGCGCAAAACGAGATACGGCAATTGGCGAGCGATATGGCTCAGGACGCGCAAATGTTTCAGGCACCAGAGCCTTTGCCGACGAGCCATCAGGCAGTCATTGGGCTCCATGACCGTCGTCAGATGCCGATGGGAACGCTCCTTCCGACACTACGCGGCCGAGGTGACGGATACGTGGAAACGCCATGGACATCGACAAGAACCTTCGATGACAACGCTACGCTGCCCGCGAATTCACAGCCTTCAACATCAAACGTCGCGCAAGCACCCGCGCAGAATTCGGCCGCTGCGCCTCCACCCCCTGTGTACGAGTACGATCAGATATATCAAGAAGCCATGAGTCGTGCTCACCCGCTATCCGACCCAGGCTTAAAGCTGAATCATTTTATTGACGTACTCGAAGCTCGGGGTGTGACGGCGCGCCAGCTAAAGAATTATTCTAGCGTTTACCAACTGGCGAACGATCTCGGCTACGTATCGAGCCAGAATAATCCCAGGTCGAATGCTCTCCGTATCCTGCGCAGTCCAAAGACAAACGTATTGGCAAGAGAGAGGAACATAAGGATTTTGCAATGGCTCGGCGAACCGATTCCGCCTGATGCACAGTGA